A window of Sodalis praecaptivus genomic DNA:
TCGGCGATGAGGCTGAGCGCCATATCGATACTCGCCGACATTCCCGCCGAAGTATAAATATTCCCGTCTTTCACCCAAACGGGCTGATCGTCAACTTTGATTTGCGGATGCTGTTGCGCGAACTGCTCCACTACGCGCCAATGGGTAGTGACCCGCTTACCATTGAGCATCCCCGTCTGCGCCAAGGCGAAAATGCCGCCGCACAGCGAGCATATGCGGCGCGCGTTTTTCGTTTGCGTGTTGATCCATTTTATCGCGTCAGGAGGATTACCGCTGGATAATAGGATATTCGACGTGATGATCAGCGTATCGATTTTGGCATTTTGCCATCTCTCGTCGGACAGCGAGTAGTGGGCTTGCAGGTTAATGCCGGTCTCGCTTTCGATAGCCAGATCCGCCCTGGTGGAAACCAGTTCAATTTGATAAGAGGATTTTTTGTTCGCCAGCCGGTTTGCCAACCGGAATGCTTCCATCGGACCTACAACATTAAAAAGGTCGATCGGCGGAATGCAGAGAATGACAATGTTTTGGGGTGGAATACGAGCCGGCATGCTTAACTTCCCTCTACCTTTTTAGCCATTTCTGAACAAAGAGCGGTTCAATTTGACACTTACAGTCGGTAAAATGACATTTTTTATTGGGTCATTCCGCTATGTAATTTTCAAAGTGAACTTATAGTGCCGTAATAGTTGTCATCAAAATGATACTAAAGTAAATTAATCATCAATTGCAAGATGTTTACCCGCAAAGTGCTATATATGAATGAAGTATGACGAAAGCGACTTGAACAATGCCCCTGGAGCGAGCAGGATATAACACACCGGGAATTAACCCCGACGCCATAAGCTAACTCTGAAATCGTGATGACAACGACGGCAAGCGAGCACCAACCAATGCCAGGGTCGGAGGGTGGTTTCATCGTGAATCTTTTTCGGAAAATCAGGCTAGCCGCTGCCGTTAATTCTCTCGTGCCCGTCCGCGTGGGAATATATCATCAGAGTCTGATGACGTTTATATAATTCTCAGCTTAACCCGGGTCCGAAAAGTAGGAGTATTCCTGAACGCCTGCTTATAACCCGTCTCGAACGCTTAGTTTTATTAAACTATGGGCAGCAAATCATCAAGCGCATATTTCCACCGCGCGTCGTCGTATCACCACCGTTATTTATCGCCTTCGGACGGTGTCGAATGAGCCGTGGCCGCGTCAACCGCGCTAAAGCGGCATACGACGCCGCGATCGCATGGCGTCAATACGGGCCGGCAGCCCGCCATGGGGCAACCCGATGCGCGGCGATCGATTATCCGCCGGGTAAAATACTGACTAATGTGCCGGCTATTGACGTCAGATTTTGTAATACATTAGCGCCCTTTACGGGTTTCGCGCGCTTTTCGGCTCGGTTTAGCCGCGCCAGGCGGAAACGGGGCGGGAAAGGGTGCCCCAACGGAGCCCGACGCTGCGACGACGTTAATCTAACCCCGCTGTGGTACTGGCTCGCCTGACCATAGGCTATCGTTAAAGGGCGCTGATTTAGCAGCGGATAAGCACCCCAAGGCCCGGTGAGCGTGCGTCGGCAGCAGGCTTTCCTCTCGCTGTAGGCGGCTGGCCCTTTTCGCCGCTCTACGCTGACGGCAATCCCCGTCGCGCGCTTCGAGCCGGCGGCAAGCCCGTATCGCGTGCCTCGTGCCGGCGGCAAAGCCCGTATCGTGTGCTTCGTGCCGGCGGCAAGCCCGTATCGCGCGCTTCGTGCCGGCGGCAAGCCCGTATCGCGTGCTTCGTGCCGGCGGCAAGCCCGTATCGTGTGCCTCGTGCCGGCGGCAAGCCCGTATCGCGTGCCTCGTGCCGGCGGCAAAGCCCGTATCGTGTGCTTCGAGCCGGCGGCAAGCCCGTATCGTGTGCTTCGAGCCGGCGGCAAGCCCGTATCGCGCGTTTCACGCAAGCGGCGCCCCCGTCGCGTGCTTCACGCCGGCAGCAAAGCCCCCGTCGCGCGCTGCACGCCGGCGGCAAGCCTCCGTGTGCGCTCCGCCCCGGCGATAAGCCTTTGTTACATGCTCTACTCCGGCGGTCATCATCGCCGCCCGCGCTTTTTTTAAGTCAAACCTTTGCCGCAGGCAGCGCGCGGCGCGCTGGGCCGTTTGACCTGCGCCGGTATCGGATCGCATGCCATCAAGAGGTGAAAAGATTATCGCGCCTGCGGCAATCTACAGCGTAGCTTTATCAATTTGGTGGTATGGATGAATGGTGTTAGCGGCATGACATTAGGATAAGTTGCCAATTCCCGCGTCTGAAGAGGACGATTTCGCCGGCCTAAAACCCGGCCAACGCGCGTAACCCTGCAATGTCCGCCTTCGCAGCAGGCGGCGAGTAAGAGGTCAGCGCGTCCAGGTGGGAATTATCAACGGGTGATCGGCAGTGTTAATTCCTTACTTTGTAATAACAGCCTAACGACTATAGAGAAATCACTCATGGCTCAATTTATTTATGTGACATATGTATTTAACGCCGCTCTACGGTGCGGTTTATTATTTGGTGTGTTGCAATGCTCACCTATTTGATTTACCGTAATCCTATACCCTTTAAGGCATCGTCGCATTAGGATGATGACGACATGCCAATTAGTAATCAGCGTATCTGCCGTGCTTGTGATTGAAAAAACCAGGCTGCCCGAACGGTATTTTATGAACAAGCGGGTTGACGGCTTGGTTGAATATTATGCCCAAGAAATGAGATTTCTGACTGGGGTATCTGATGCTATATAGCCGTCACAAGGAGGGATTATGCAGGCTTCAAACCTATTCAATGGATATATCGGGTCGCATGTGTGTTACCACCTAGGTAAAACCGGCGTATTGGAACTGTTTACGAATCATGAAAACGTCAATTTGAGGACCATACATAACTCGCTGTTGACGGAGAGTCATCCCGAATGGGCGGATACGTTAATCACCTTCGGCATCAAGTGCGGTATATTTAAAAAATTGCGCGAGGATCAATTAGCGTTAACACAGCTTGGTCAAGATATAAAAAAAAATATCGGGTTTTTTATTTGGGCGGTGGGGGGATATGGTGAGCTGTTCAGGAAATACCCATACCAAATCGCTGCCGAGGAAGAAGATTGTCACGCCTTTGTGGATGGCGGCAACGTGGCGCAGGGGTCGCGTTTGGCGAATCAGTCGTTTATGTGGGATATCATCACCACCGAGTTTCGCCGGCACACGGTCAAACGCGTCGCCGATCTGGGCAGCGGTAATGCCGGCGCGCTGATAAGCTTGTGTAAGGCCTTCCCCGAGGCGACGGGGATTGGCATCGATGTCAGCGCCAAGGCCATTGACGAAGCGCAGCGCAATATCCTTAGCCATGGCCTGCAAGAGAGAATCAAGCTTTATAATCAGAATGTCCTGCATGCGGTAGATGATCCCGTATTGCAACAGCGTTTCGCGCGGGCGGATACCTTAATGACTTTCATGATGATGCATGATCTCTTCAATATTGAAGACCCGATATGGGTATTGCAAAAACTCCGCAGCACATTCCCCAACGTAAGGAAATTCCTAATTGCCGATACGTTCATATCGGAAGAGCAAAGCCTGTCTGATGAAAGTCCCATATTCGTTTACGGTTTTGAATATGTTCATAGCCTGATGAAAATCAAACTGTTCAGAAAAAGCGACTATGAAAATTATTTCGCGGCTGCGGGGTTCACCATAATGGCGACACACTATCTGAATGTCCCCAATACCTATCTTTTTGTTTTGCAATGAGGCCGATATGGATCAGCAGAAAGCGTATTGCCAGCTGCCCATTTTACATCACCTCACGGGCCATCATCAGCCGGTGCCTTATTTCCTGACCGCGAACATGTTCGGCGGGTTGCCGTTTGAACTGGCGGGCGGCGATATTTCACAATGGGTAGGGCAGCCCGTTGCCGAGCCGCATCGACACGAGGTGGATGAAATTTATTTGCTTATCTCGCCAACGCCCGGCGAAGCCGTGATTGACGTCAATATACAAGGTGACGTGAAAACGTATTCCTCTCCCAGCGTTATCCATGTTCCCGCGGGCGCAATGCATCAATTTATTACCAAAAAAGCCGGCCGGGGCAGTTTCTGTTTCGGTATTTTATACCGACGCATCGAGGGGGCTGCATGACCAAATTGCATACCTATAATACCTGCGATCGGCACATCAAGCACCGTTTGCATCTCAACGAGACCGACTCAACGGTCATCCAACCGCTGCAAACCTGCTTTGAGGAAGAGTTTGCGCGCATCAGCATTTATCCCGATCCGGAAAACCGCACGGCCACGGAAAAGATCGCCCATTATTACCGTTTATCCCCCGACCAGCTGCTGATGGGTAACGGCGTGGATGAAATTATTTTGTTGATATGCCTAACTTTTTTGCAATACGGCGGACAGGCGCTGCTGAGCGCATCCACCTTTCCCGGTTATCAAACCGCAGCACGGTTGGTTGGCGGCCATTGTCTGTGGGTGCCGCTGGATGCCGGCCGGTGCGATCTCCAGGCTTACCGACAACGCGCCGGCCGTGGCGTGGCGCTGGCTTTTTTATGTAATCCCCATAATCCTACCGGTACGGTAATGGATAGACAGGCGGTGACGGCATTCATTGAATGTATGAATCGGCACGATATTATTCCCATCGTGGATGAAGCCTATATTCACTTCGCTGGGGAAGAGCGCTGTTCGGTACTGCCGGCGATACGCCAGGGCGCGCGGGCGATAATGCTGAGAACGTTTTCTAAAGCGTTCGGCCTGGCCGGGATCAGGGTCGGGTTTGCCGCGGGCCCCGCCGATGTTATCGCCGCGGTGGCCCGGTCGGCGCAGGCGCTCCCGTTCCGGGTCAACCGCTTCGCCCAGCGGCTGGCGGCGGAGGTGCTGACACTGGGTGCGGTGGACGCTACCGTAGCCCGCGTACGGGGTTGGCTGCGTGGGATCATGACGGCGTTTGACGCGGCGGGGATCCCTTATATGCCTTCCGCCGCCAATTTTATCTGCTTTAAGCCGCCGTACGGCAGTGAGGCGTTGCTGGCCCGCGCCCAGACCAACGCGACCCGGGTACGTGATTGCGCTCCATTCGGTATGCCGGGCTGGATACGCGCTTCCATCGGTCATGAAAGCGACCGCGATAATCTGCTGGCTTTATTGCGGCTTCCCGGCGCCGCGGTTGTGGAGCCATAAAATGGCTATCGCGAATATTAAGTACCGTTATCAGCAGGTAGCGCTGTCGGCCGTACCGTTCATTTTGTTGATGCTTTCACAAAGTCTGAACAGTCTGATCGATATGTTCATCGTGGGCAGAATAAGCGTTTCCGCCGTCGCGGCGGTAGGGCTGTGCGGTTTCATTTTTTCCCTGTTTACCAGCGCGGTAACCGGTATCATGATTAGCGTACAGACACTGGTCGCGCGAAGTCTCGGTGCCGGCCGAGAGCGGCAGGCAATAGATGCGTTGCACAGCGCCTGTGTGGTCGCGCTACTGGTCGGCGCCGCGATTATGCTGGCGATTCCGCTGGTCCCCGGCGGTATCCGGCTGGTGGTGACGGACGGCGAACTGGCGGAAAACTGTGTTATCTACTTACAAACGCTCATGTGCGCGACGCCAGCGATTGGCTGCGTGCGGGCTTTTCGCGGCTATTTTGGTGGTCTGGGAGAGAACCGTTTCAGTCTACTCATTATCGTCGGC
This region includes:
- a CDS encoding pyridoxal phosphate-dependent aminotransferase, with translation MTKLHTYNTCDRHIKHRLHLNETDSTVIQPLQTCFEEEFARISIYPDPENRTATEKIAHYYRLSPDQLLMGNGVDEIILLICLTFLQYGGQALLSASTFPGYQTAARLVGGHCLWVPLDAGRCDLQAYRQRAGRGVALAFLCNPHNPTGTVMDRQAVTAFIECMNRHDIIPIVDEAYIHFAGEERCSVLPAIRQGARAIMLRTFSKAFGLAGIRVGFAAGPADVIAAVARSAQALPFRVNRFAQRLAAEVLTLGAVDATVARVRGWLRGIMTAFDAAGIPYMPSAANFICFKPPYGSEALLARAQTNATRVRDCAPFGMPGWIRASIGHESDRDNLLALLRLPGAAVVEP
- a CDS encoding GlxA family transcriptional regulator; amino-acid sequence: MPARIPPQNIVILCIPPIDLFNVVGPMEAFRLANRLANKKSSYQIELVSTRADLAIESETGINLQAHYSLSDERWQNAKIDTLIITSNILLSSGNPPDAIKWINTQTKNARRICSLCGGIFALAQTGMLNGKRVTTHWRVVEQFAQQHPQIKVDDQPVWVKDGNIYTSAGMSASIDMALSLIAEDRGDALAADVSREMVLFLRRPGHQPQQSLSLLAQSSNNRNLKALQPWLQEHLTQELSVEILADQLAMSRSTLIRIFKTELNTTPAKYVENVRLETARRFLLMTSMNLDRIAARCGFTSADVMRRVFMRNLGISPLHYRQQFGSSE
- a CDS encoding methyltransferase domain-containing protein; translation: MQASNLFNGYIGSHVCYHLGKTGVLELFTNHENVNLRTIHNSLLTESHPEWADTLITFGIKCGIFKKLREDQLALTQLGQDIKKNIGFFIWAVGGYGELFRKYPYQIAAEEEDCHAFVDGGNVAQGSRLANQSFMWDIITTEFRRHTVKRVADLGSGNAGALISLCKAFPEATGIGIDVSAKAIDEAQRNILSHGLQERIKLYNQNVLHAVDDPVLQQRFARADTLMTFMMMHDLFNIEDPIWVLQKLRSTFPNVRKFLIADTFISEEQSLSDESPIFVYGFEYVHSLMKIKLFRKSDYENYFAAAGFTIMATHYLNVPNTYLFVLQ